gacaactgaggaattgtcaactcactgtagactgtcagagtcgccgtgaaagtgtcatgtcgccgtggggctgtcaaatcgctagggttgacaatgccctcggcgggacaatgcccctaggtggccgtgccgcatgttgctgtcagaactgacaacctttggcggctgtacgacgatcggaggagtcgaccgaccctaggtcggtggccagctgagtggcgtcgggcccctctgttggtcggcgagtcttgcgTGAGTCGGCCAACAGACTtctaggttcagtcggtcggaaaaagtatgtccgaccgacatatcctcagtcggttgtCGGCTGTTAGTTggccggtcggtccctccggccgtcggtcggtcggtcggtccctccgatcgtcggtcggtcggtgggtgggtattccccaacacttTCCATCACAAATTTGGGTGCTTTCGAATTGCTTGCGCCTTGCAGTCATCTTGCATGCCTGAACTTGCTTTCAGCTGGAGGTTGAGATAAAGGTATCCTAGGTGCAAATTTATGGTTGAGAACCAAGAAGACATCAAGTTGTCCCACAACTGAATAGCTTAATCATATACCTTCTTGCAGTAATAAAGCTAGGTAGGCACTCATTCCCCTTCTTTCCCTCTTCAGCtctaaaaatttgaaactcaaGATTAAGAGATCCTACAGAGCTATAGTCAATCATATTTACGTGATACGGTACGTCCCAGTTCTTCCCCATGTCATACTGCTGCCTACCATGACCGGGTCTGGCCGTCTGGGCACAGTAACAAGCGAAGGGCAAATTCTACACTCAGATGTACCTGTCACGGATGGTGTTGTCAACCCTTGACCCCGCATAAGTTTGCAGGAAGATCGTCCAGACTTCGAAGGAGATGCTtagaagggaagaaaaagaaagaacaaaaatgTTATCGGCGCAAAGGCTCTGCTAGGTATTTGAAGGACCCAGAGTTGAAATCCAACCCAGCTTTCATTCAGGAGGAGGTTATCATCAATTTCCTAGCAAGCGAATTTCAATTTCTTAGCAAGCGAATTTCATGTTGATGGCAGACAAATAATGCTGTAAAGCCATCCTTTCTTCCTACGTTGTTACCAGCATTTGCCAATATCGCGAAGCAACGGGTGTGTGCGcgtgcgtgagagagagagagagagagattttggtaaaattaaacAAATCAAAGTTTACCATAAATAACAAAAAGTAGAGAAGAAAGAACATATTTTATTTGTAACTGTCTAGCATGTCTTGTTGTACATGATGAAATCACAAGAAATTATTAAACCATGCAGCTATATGGTAATGTATGTTCGACCAACTTGCTTTGGTGAAAAGAATAACTTCACTGTAACCTATCTACATCAGCAACAAGAAGAAACTAGACTGCAGATAAATGCAAGTCAACATAAGTTTCATGCAAGAATACACTACTGAATGGTTGTCTGCATCAAATTTTGGAATAACATCAGTAAATCCAAAACCAAACAAATGCAACGTGAGGGGAAAAAATTCCGTCAAGTCTTTTCACTCAAAAGTTTATTTTGTTGGTCAATAAATTCAACATTGACTTCAGTTCCAACCGACGCAATTTAGGAGGCCGGATGTTGTCCATTGCTACGAGTACTGTCAACCCAACCGGTGAGGCAACCATTGAATTCAGAACCATAGATATGGCCCATTTTAATCCTCTTTGTCTCCAAGTATCTTCGATTATCCTTGGTTATTGGAGTTAACAAGGGAACCCTGCCTGCCACGCTTAAACCATATCCTTTAAGCCCAGTATACTTTGCAGGGTTGTTTGTCATCAGTTTCATTGTCCGAACACCTAGATCCCGTAATATCTGTGAAAAAAGAATTTATTTCAGAAAATTTAAACTGATAGCTATGGGAAAAATCAAACATGGTAAATGTATCACCACAAAACTGATATGGATATTAGCGAGACTTGAATAATCAGAACACTGATGGTATTAACAAGACAATCAGCAATGTCCCGAAACATCAAATCAATCTCCAGCATGGAATACTCAAACCATATAACCCTATTCGAATAATCGCTTCTGAACAACAttggaaaaaataaaatcatactgACACTTAATATGACAATGAATTGTGATGTGCCAAGGAAGAAAGTCAGGAAAATTTTGGTAGGAATAGAAGAAACAAAAGTAGGAGATGCAAAAGTTCCAGAAATGAAGGGAGGACATACAGATGACGAAGTAGAAGAAACATGAATAataaaggaggaaaagaaaaattagaagaaaagaaATTCCTTTTCAGTGAAATATAGGTTTACCAATAATGTTAAAAGGACAGGAATTGGGACTTGCCATAATCCTGAATGCCCTACATGATTGGGAATAGGTCATGAAAAAATTGAAATTTCCAAATTATGAATACTTGCATCTGCTTGGCACCATGCAAGCACTAAGAGGAGCCAACAATCCAGGTATAACTCCTCCAGACTAGGTATTTGTTACCTTGATGATGCGGTCAGGAAGCAGAAACAGACAAGCAGTATTGCTCTATAATAGCAAAGTCAGCAATCCATTTACCACAACACATCAACTTCTGAACACCTCCTAAAGTAAGAGGGAGAACATCCACTCTTAACATATTCACATAAAAAATCATCATCCAATTAACTTacgtttttttttttccaaatttggAGGAAGATACGACAAGAATAAATGAATGGTTTACTAAAGAGATGAAACAACAACGATCTAAAGGATGGGGTGATAATTTCAATTAAATATTTACCAAACAACTGAAATTATAAAGATCAAGGTCTGTCATATTGAGCCATACTGACTCGTACCACCTCTACTGTAGTGTACCAGTAAGGTACCTGCACAGTACCGAGGTTCAGTTGGCCATGTGAGCCTAATTGATCTGTATTGATCTAAATTGAGCCGAACCATCCCATATTACCTGGTTTCCAGTGGTACCATAGTTAGGAGTGAGAAAAAAAATTGTTGGAATCTATGTCAGTACAGGGTGCATATCGTACTGACCATATTGGTACCGAACTGATAATATAACAGTACAGTTCCTGATATTGACTTTGTGGATCTTGATAAAAATGCATAGAATGAATGACAGAAGAAATGAATTGATGGAAATAATTAAGTAAAATAAAAAAGGAAGAGGCTGATGTGGCATCTAATACTTTCAAGGCATAAAATAAGCTATTTGTACATATTTTCCTTCAAAAATAATTGTCAAGACCTAAGTTATTTTCACACTCAAAAACCTTAGTAGTTATCACCTTACCTGGGCACCAATACCATATTCCCGTGAATCCACAGGCAATCCTAATTCCTCATTAGCTTCAACAGTATCACGCCCATCATCCTGTAAGTTGTATGCACGAAGCTTGTGACCCAAGCCAATACCCCTTCCTTCATGTCCGCGAAGATAAACTAATACACCTCTCCCAGCCTTCTCAATCATCTCCATTGCCAGGGCCAGCTGATTTCCACAATCACATCTGGCTGATCCAAATATGTCCCCCGTAAGGCACTCAGAATGCACCCTCACTAGGATATCCTGACCATCTCCAATATCACCCTGTTAACATTATGAACACAAAAAAAatgtaaataatcaaaatacaacaTAAGAAATAAAAATGGTAGCTTTAAATAAGCATCTAATAGATGAGGGATGAGGACTTAATATAATTAAGTCACCCGTAAAAGATAAATTTGCTTTCAGAACCAATTCTAGCATCTACTTTTAGTGATCAATGATCAGGATACACTCAGGAAACGACACATGGATAATATGTAATTTTGACTATTTCCGCTGTACAAGGATACTTACTTTAACCATAGCAATATGCTCCATCCCATCAAGCAATGATCTGTAACAGTAGGCCCGAACAGAACCCCACTTTAGGGGCAAACGTGCAACAGAAGCCCGTTCCACCAACTTGTCTCTTTTTCTTCTATATCTGCCATATTAGTTGATGTCAGCACTTGTTTAATGGCAAAAGACAGGACTAAAAGGAAACTTCAAGAGTGTGTCATGTTCCAGGATAGTAACACCCATCTATTATAGCATCGCAGTCAAGACTGACGGGTTAACTAAATCTCCACACCTCAGGTTCAAAAGACATCTTACTCCAAAGAGGAGAATCATAACAGAATTGAGTTGATAAAAAATAATGCTCGGGAACAATTCAAAACATGCTGAAGCATGGATGGTAAATCTTTTTTTTCCCCACGAGTCCGTGATCTCTAAGAATGTAGGGTGCACCGTTCACAGATAGCTATGTGAACATCAAAACTATACCCAAGGTAGATCCGCAgaatatattatcattaaataAATAAACATGAATTTACTTTCAAAAGGAAAGAAGACTCTCACGGTTTAAATTTTCTACCAAACTTGAACCAAAATCAGAACTTTTCAGTTTTggtcaaaaaaatcaaaattgcaGTTGGTTCCGGAGTTTTTGCTGAAATTGTCTCATTGAATAAACATATTATACACATAAGCAATTTACATTAAccttttgttatttttttattcctTCTGAATCCAAAAGTTGTTCTTAAAGTTTGTGACCATTTAGAACTACTGCTAATATTGGTCTCAGAAGAAATTTTGTGGTACCTTGGGACACATCCAGCACCCCAGTTCATTTCAACAAGGCTGTCTTGATTGTGCTATTGATTGGAAACAAGCAAGATCAGGACTGACTTGCTGGTATGGACCATCACCAATCAGGATGCACAGAAAAAGCACCCGGACCCCACCCTCTCTGTATTttattctttccttttttctgtTGTTGGTTTTTGaatggagagagaaagaaacGGGAAAGGAGACAAaatgaggaaaagaaagaaaaagagagagagagagagagagagagagagagagagagagagagagtcaaaaTGAAAGGAAAACAAATCAATAGGCACCAAGTATGCATGGAATGCCAATGCATCCCAAGTGTCAGCATGGTACCATTTCTGTACCACAACAACCCATTCTCTGACCAATAAGGGCACTGTGGATAAGGCTTTAAACATTGGCTTGAACATTATAAATATTCAGTTTTCTATTTAATTGTATGAATAAAATGATAAGTTATGACACTAAGATAATATGAAACAAGATTACTAACTAATTTATGTGAAAAAAAATTCTGTACACACTTGCATGCGTCTTATATATGTCTCATTTCGACATCAAACCGCCAAAAAGACATATTTAAAGGTCTTAAAATATAGTGTACCTCATGATGATGGTTATTCAGTTGATCTGTTTCTTTTGTCCTTTTATACTATAATCCCTTTTTCTGATATTGTTCAGATTTTGTCCTATTTGGCTGAAACAGCTGAAACTACCAAAACTGTCAAAACTGCCAAAATTAAAATTTGTCTCATCCAAAACAGAAACCTAGCTTATGAGCATTTCCtcctattatattttgatcatttattgaaATTGCTTACCTTCCTAGCTTCTGCCTTTTCATATGTTATTTTTATCTGAAACACAAACATGGCAAGGCTTAGTAAGGATTATGCAAAATTATTCTTGATGTAATCCTTTCAGCATTTTTCTGTAATAAAGTTAGACAGGACCTTCTATTTAGAACTTTCCATATTATTTATCATACTGGATAATCTAGTCAACTTTTCTTCAAAAGAGAAATCTTACTCAGGGTCACTGGTATTTCCAAGGTGCCACATGACTGAGACATGCCTTGCCAATCAAACCAAATTTGATAAAACGACAATTTATAATGCAACTGTACATATCAGAATGTTGGACAACATGAAGCACCCAGGTCAACGAGACAGGCAAAAATGAGAATTTTGAGACAACCGTGTGGTAAGACTAGGAAggtatatacaaaataaaaagagTACAGTATTTGCCAACAGTGAACAAAGTGATGCGATGTCATTCAAAGAAGTGTATGGCCATGTGCAACAATGAGTCAAGTTTTTGTTGAAAAATTAACAAGAAGAAAGATCTAAGCTATTATTGATGCAAGTAATGAGAAAAGAATTTAGAATAACTGGCACTACACAAAAATAGCTCTTACTAGAATCAATTAGTGAATAAGAATTGAAGAATTCGACCATTCATTACAGTTATGGCTGGTGATGTATTGAACTCCAGCTGAATGGTAAATGTTAAACCTTCATCATTTTCTAAGAGGAATAGTAATATCGCAGTCATAATGACTTTCCAACATCAAAACAGACAACCATCTAAAAACATGCAAAGATAACATTTTATGTTATTTGTGACATGCAGCAGACTATAGCACCCTCAGGGGTAAAGATGACTTTATCTATCAGTAGATGAAATAAGAAATTTATAGTAAACTCAGCAATTTCAAATCATTAGCAAATAATGTACCTAATTAAATCTGCAATTGAAATTATCTTCAGATTCTCCCTCCTTGCAAATTCACGAAGCTTTGGTAACCTAGCCATGGAACCATCATCATTATCAACAATCTCACACAGAACTGCAACAGGAGGTAAACCAGCCAACATGGCGAGATCAACAGATGCTTCCGTATGTCCAGCTCTCTTTAGAACGCCACCCTCCCTGTACTTTAGAGGAAAAATATGACCAGGGCGGTTGAAGTCTCCAGGCTGTGAAGTAGGAGATGCAAGAGCCAGTATTGTCTTTGCCCTATCTTTAGCAGAAACCCCAGTTGTCGTACCCTCTTTAGCATCCTAGGAAAAAAATTGTAAGCAATTAGATCCAATAACTGGGGAAAATATCAAAGGAAGAAATACATAAGATGTGCTCATATCAATCAGTCAAGACACAACAAAAGCAAGCAATTTAAGCAATTGGACCTCTAATATGCCAAAACCTAGACTCTAGTTGCCTCCAAAGTTATAGATCTTATGTATATTAAGAGAATATGGCAATTAAAGTTAAATTGCATTTGCAAATTCAAATAACAAAATACACTTTGGATATCCAGATCCCTAGTCAATACTGAACAATTACAATTGCTTAGGATATTAGTAGTATTTATCCAACATAGTTATAGTGGGAAAAAAGTGGAAAGCAAAGGATAGTTCCGTAAAAAATGAAAGAATCGTAAGTGCAGGCCAACAACACAAACATTTTCATGCTATAAATTAGTTTTTGTTGGAACCAAAAGCTTATACAGGAACAAAGGTGAATTAACATACCTGAAACCTACCACtacattataatattataaagcaACAGAATTTTTAAGTCACTAGCATCTAAACAAACTTCCTTCAATTTTTAGAAcaaacaaaattaaaatttagaattacatAGAAGGTTGCATGGAATCTTGAACAAGGGGAACTCTATAATAAAATATTCTTACTTTCTTGCTGGAATATCCAACTACCTTTCCTCATTCTCAGTTGAGGTTAATTTTCTTATTACAAGAATCATCTGTTCATCTCATTAATGAAAACAGAGAACGTACCACTGAAACAGTGAATGCCGTGCAAAGCTTCTCCTCATTTTCTTTGTTTGTTACCATCAGAGGAAGCTGTAACCTCTCAAGGTCTTCTCCTTTCATGCTTACACACACAATTCCAGTCCCATGCCTGACTATAAAAGCCGTAGCCTCTGGTGTTGCCAAAGATGCAGCCATTATAAGATCTCCCTCATTTTCTCGGTCTTCATCATCCAcaacaatcacaaactgcaaaatTAACTACATCAGCATTGAATtgaagtagaaaagaaaaatattagtATCCAAAGCAAAATTGATGTGACAAAAATGACAAACCTTGCCTTGACGGATGTCCTCAATTGCCTCTGAAATGGAAGAGAAACCTTCTGTAGGGCAGTCTAAATCAGGTTCATTATCATCAGCAGAAAAGTCATCCATTGCAGGAGACATATCTGCAGAAATTGTTCCATGTTTTACAGCATGTGCTTGAAGCATGGTATTGGCAGATGGATGGTCCTGCCCACCAATTGAAGTATTTTGTCCCATGAGGATGTCTCCATCACTAGATAGCGGCAGAGTACCAAAACCAGCATCTCCATTCACACCAAAACATGAAGCTTTCCTCAAACTAATTGATGTAAAATTCGAAGTCTTCTTGCACGTTGCAAATAGATTATATTGCAACCTTCTGAACTTCTCAAAGTTGCTACATGCACTACAAAAAATGCATTTAGTTAACAGAAAAGCATCAAACTGAAAAATAAGTGGCTAACTTAAAACTAACACTAACAAAATCATGTCGAACAATAAGAGCAGTCTCCATTACAAATAATTTATCAACGTATATGTCTGAATAGGAATCCAAGAGTAGGTATTGCATGATCAAAACTTCTTTGCAGTGATAGCATAATTGCAAATCCTCTCAACCAGGCTTCATTCATCAATAACTGATATGATAGCAACCATAAGCATTGAGTTAAACTTCATTCCATAAAGTgagcatttttttaaaattttcataactaATCAGCCTCACACCAACACACCACAAGTTCTGGCCCAACTCACATAAAAGACCAATATTGGTACAAGAGTTATGGAAATTTTGGGCCAATACTTCTCATGCAAGCAACCAAGTAACTAGGATAAGAAATCCTACCATTGCACTGAAGATTTCGCAAAAGAATGAATCAAGAGCATAACCATAACCAAATGGACAGTTTTTCACAAACTCAGTTTTAAAATTCTTACTTATTGTCTTCAGGCTTCATCTTTCTCTGGAAAAATAAAATTGGAAAATGACACTGTAAAAGCAGCCAAGTCTCATGACAACCAGGGGCAGAGCCAGGAAATCTCTCTTTGGGGAGAGGGAGTGCCAATATAAGGACAACAATTTTTtagtatatcaaattttattactAAGAAACTACATATTTTTGTTATATCAGTAGCTCTGCTCAAAATGTCGAATATTATCTTCCATTATGTTTTGAAAAATCTATTCAACAATATTAATTGAAAGTTTAAAGATAATACAtgattatgatatttaaaaaataataattttataaaaagtaTTTGCACCAAAAATCAACTTATGTAAAGTTCTTAAAATTAaaacaataaattattttaagaaacaaaaagagaagatgaagaagatactAACCTTCACATAACACATATTATATGTACTTTTTTTCTTGTATGTGTGAAGTTTCACATGTTTTAGATTAGAAAGCGAtcacttatgatttttttttctttttaggattACATATTCAAAAAGATGCTTCCTTTTTGCAGATTTCAGCTTTTATTAGAACAAATCCATTTTGTTAAAGCTTCTATTATAACAAAAGGAAACACATGGATTACCTTAAATTTTGAatatggagagagaaagagagagtcgAGGGTGATTTTATGTAGATGCTTGAGAGACAGATTGACAGAGAGAATGTGGGACGGATAGAAATACAGAACTTGTCAGGATTCGTTGATGATTTGTTTCCTAATATGGTCGCTTAAAATTTGCCAAAATTTTAGGGAGGGCCAAATTAGTCAGCTTCTTTTAGAGGGAAAACTCATCACAACATACGGGATTTTGTGTCAACATTAAGTCTACAtacattttttttccaaaatttttctgcTTGCTGAAATGCTAAAACATCTATATCAGCACAAAGAAAAGGGTGGGGGAAAAATATCAAATTCACCCTCTTGTTAATTCCTAGGAATCACAAAAATAAACACGAAAACCACCATCAGTAGACAGAGAACATAAAGCAACGATACATATTGAGAACTTACTGAGGGCGACAGAGGCCAACAACAGAAGAAGAAGCAGCACCAACAGAACCCAT
This genomic window from Elaeis guineensis isolate ETL-2024a chromosome 13, EG11, whole genome shotgun sequence contains:
- the LOC105060549 gene encoding probable bifunctional riboflavin biosynthesis protein RIBA 1, chloroplastic isoform X2, producing the protein MGSVGAASSSVVGLCRPHNFEKFRRLQYNLFATCKKTSNFTSISLRKASCFGVNGDAGFGTLPLSSDGDILMGQNTSIGGQDHPSANTMLQAHAVKHGTISADMSPAMDDFSADDNEPDLDCPTEGFSSISEAIEDIRQGKFVIVVDDEDRENEGDLIMAASLATPEATAFIVRHGTGIVCVSMKGEDLERLQLPLMVTNKENEEKLCTAFTVSVDAKEGTTTGVSAKDRAKTILALASPTSQPGDFNRPGHIFPLKYREGGVLKRAGHTEASVDLAMLAGLPPVAVLCEIVDNDDGSMARLPKLREFARRENLKIISIADLIRYRRKRDKLVERASVARLPLKWGSVRAYCYRSLLDGMEHIAMVKGDIGDGQDILVRVHSECLTGDIFGSARCDCGNQLALAMEMIEKAGRGVLVYLRGHEGRGIGLGHKLRAYNLQDDGRDTVEANEELGLPVDSREYGIGAQILRDLGVRTMKLMTNNPAKYTGLKGYGLSVAGRVPLLTPITKDNRRYLETKRIKMGHIYGSEFNGCLTGWVDSTRSNGQHPAS
- the LOC105060549 gene encoding probable bifunctional riboflavin biosynthesis protein RIBA 1, chloroplastic isoform X1; this encodes MGSVGAASSSVVGLCRPHACSNFEKFRRLQYNLFATCKKTSNFTSISLRKASCFGVNGDAGFGTLPLSSDGDILMGQNTSIGGQDHPSANTMLQAHAVKHGTISADMSPAMDDFSADDNEPDLDCPTEGFSSISEAIEDIRQGKFVIVVDDEDRENEGDLIMAASLATPEATAFIVRHGTGIVCVSMKGEDLERLQLPLMVTNKENEEKLCTAFTVSVDAKEGTTTGVSAKDRAKTILALASPTSQPGDFNRPGHIFPLKYREGGVLKRAGHTEASVDLAMLAGLPPVAVLCEIVDNDDGSMARLPKLREFARRENLKIISIADLIRYRRKRDKLVERASVARLPLKWGSVRAYCYRSLLDGMEHIAMVKGDIGDGQDILVRVHSECLTGDIFGSARCDCGNQLALAMEMIEKAGRGVLVYLRGHEGRGIGLGHKLRAYNLQDDGRDTVEANEELGLPVDSREYGIGAQILRDLGVRTMKLMTNNPAKYTGLKGYGLSVAGRVPLLTPITKDNRRYLETKRIKMGHIYGSEFNGCLTGWVDSTRSNGQHPAS